From Camelina sativa cultivar DH55 chromosome 20, Cs, whole genome shotgun sequence, the proteins below share one genomic window:
- the LOC104769002 gene encoding uncharacterized protein LOC104769002 isoform X1 yields MPGNEFGERIHNFFGQEGLSQDQPEVADGSWSGFSNGLVSNQRQIDPSLIANLKSYSTQQSVDPERGQPSNSQHGLYFNQQPTRSEYSRSVLQEHQQPSNGYMHGNLVLQASPNEANFSGVDVESSRDKLSGRVFTPDIHKIPMRFDMGESPVNYDFLGGQEQSNTQLPAMLQPFPRQQMTFNDMQLLKQQVMFKQMHEYQMQQQLQKQQLEARQLNSLNSNAGNGSRSSDNQSHPFIGGVPLQDASNNWLQPDLMTGNTNWMHRGISPVVQGSSNGLMITPEHGQANLMVQQFEPSLYGMPVGGTNAPQNAFSSVQMNGLAAQHGSANMSSSLTNQPMSFLNQGDVQANHMVPGTIYQENLFSHLSVPGSNNRPNFESFQNMSGQDKFGQMEGSGLSENSFVKISENTNTLQKSSTLDPTEEKILFGSDDNLWEAFGNSTDTSLTGNLISSSSDIFDPCSSLQSGSWSALMQSAVAETSSNDAGVHEWGSKQQSVWANSNTTPHADSHIGNRAQDSGVKASNALSDKVHSNSTGSTVQHLEDKGNIVSDDGLLEKPMTQHSQMVGNMFHSLSSGINVQNNLCSTGKNEHIDDRPGNWNVASNPSSAALMEQKNHFTQMQRGNYGAGNDSSALRDVQGYIQQHPCNNSVEQAIHQLKSGDSSQILESYASNNVGKVMAESNEMANSGKENSSDSFRSKFSPESLTQANAHNLHVLPGGKETQSPSRSVGLVMDGLSHKESANYMLHFGQTVSQSFSNKNPAASAGADHQQISPQIAPSRYSQYEAFKNGQVQHLNDTGRFTLLKNSVDGLHSAQPFKQLDTTDPSYVVHTQQMSSTPGAETLLSTSLPNGASDQLLKDDKPRKRKTATSELLSWNKEILQGPQRLKTLGEAEVDWARATNRFTEKVEFVTLLEDGPPIRSKRRLIYTTQLMQQLFRPLPDRVISLVASSNYELVAYTAARVALGDACSSTSTDRSGGFSPPNNSNPLSERTKTEKISDQYISKAAEDFISRTRKLETDFAGLENGTTLTDLRIEVQDLERFAVINRFASFHQSSPSMDRTVSPVRLNPQRYVTIAPMPQHIPDRVQCLSF; encoded by the exons ATGCCTGGAAACGAATTTGGAGAGAGGATCCACAATTTCTTTGGACAGGAGGGCTTATCCCAAGACCAGCCTGAGGTTGCTGATGGAAGCTGGTCCGGATTTAGTAATGGTCTAGTCAGCAACCAGAGGCAGATAGATCCATCCCTTATTGCCAATCTCAAGAGTTATAGCACACAACAATCTG TTGATCCTGAGAGAGGGCAACCTTCAAATTCACAGCATG GTTTGTATTTCAATCAGCAGCCTACGAGGTCTGAGTATTCCAGAAGTGTATTGCAAGAACACCAGCAACCCTCAAATGGTTACATGCATGGGAACCTTGTGTTGCAGGCATCGCCAAATGAGGCAAATTTTTCGGGAGTGGATGTAGAATCTAGTAGGGATAAGTTATCAGGGAGAGTATTCACTCCAGACATTCATAAAATTCCTATGAGGTTTGATATGGGAGAATCTCCGGTTAACTATGATTTTCTTGGTGGTCAAGAACAATCAAACACTCAGCTCCCTGCCATGCTCCAGCCTTTTCCAAGGCAGCAGATGACGTTCAATGATATGCAACTACTAAAGCAGCAAGTTATGTTTAAGCAAATGCATGAATATCAAATgcaacaacaacttcaaaagCAACAGCTAGAGGCCAGGCAGCTCAATTCTTTGAATTCAAATGCAGGCAATGGAAGTCGCTCAAGTGATAACCAGTCCCATCCTTTTATTGGTGGTGTCCCTCTTCAGGATGCGTCTAATAATTGGTTGCAGCCAGATCTTATGACAGGAAATACAAACTGGATGCATCGCGGTATCTCGCCAGTTGTTCAAGGTTCATCCAATGGGCTCATGATTACCCCTGAGCACGGGCAGGCAAACTTAATGGTACAACAGTTTGAACCTTCCTTGTACGGTATGCCCGTTGGTGGGACAAATGCACCTCAAAATGCCTTTTCTTCAGTTCAGATGAACGGGTTAGCTGCACAGCATGGTTCTGCAAACATGAGTTCCTCTCTCACTAATCAGCCAATGTCATTTCTGAATCAAGGTGACGTACAGGCCAATCATATGGTCCCTGGAACCATATACCAGGAGAATCTGTTCTCCCATTTATCAGTTCCAGGTTCAAATAATAGGCCTAATTTTGAAAGTTTCCAGAACATGTCAGGGCAGGATAAATTTGGTCAGATGGAGGGTTCTGGTCTATCAGAAAATTCATTTGTGAAAATATCTGAAAATACCAATACATTGCAGAAGTCGTCGACATTAGATCCAACAGAggaaaagattttgtttggttcGGATGACAATTTGTGGGAGGCATTTGGAAACAGCACCGATACGAGCTTGACAGGAAATCTTATCTCCAGTAGTTCTGACATTTTTGATCCATGCTCCTCTTTGCAAAGTGGGAGTTGGAGTGCTCTTATGCAATCTGCTGTAGCAGAAACATCCAGCAATGATGCAGGCGTACATGAATGGGGTAGTAAACAGCAATCTGTATGGGCTAACAGCAATACTACCCCACATGCAGATTCTCATATTGGTAATCGGGCCCAAGATTCTGGTGTCAAGGCTTCAAATGCACTCAGTGACAAAGTCCACAGTAATTCAACTGGATCAACCGTTCAACATTTGGAAGACAAGGGAAATATAGTTTCAGATGATGGCCTGTTGGAGAAGCCAATGACTCAACATAGTCAAATGGTTGGAAATATGTTTCATTCTTTGAGTTCAGGCATTAATGTGCAGAATAATTTGTGTTCTACTGGAAAGAATGAGCACATTGATGATAGACCTGGTAACTGGAACGTTGCTTCTAATCCAAGCTCAGCTGCTCTGATGGAACAGAAAAATCATTTTACACAAATGCAAAGGGGAAACTATGGTGCAGGAAATGATTCTAGCGCTTTGAGGGATGTCCAGGGATATATCCAACAGCATCCCTGTAATAACTCTGTAGAACAAGCTATTCATCAACTGAAATCTGGAGACAGCAGTCAGATTCTTGAGTCATATGCGAGTAATAATGTTGGTAAAGTCATGGCTGAATCAAATGAAATGGCGAACTCTGGAAAGGAAAACTCAAGCGACAGTTTTCGGTCGAAGTTCTCACCAGAGTCTCTTACTCAAGCAAATGCCCATAATTTGCATGTGTTGCCTGGCGGGAAAGAAACACAATCACCTTCAAGATCTGTTGGTTTAGTTATGGATGGATTGAGTCACAAGGAATCAGCGAACTATATGCTTCATTTTGGCCAAACTGTCTCTCAGAGTTTCTCCAACAAGAATCCTGCAGCCTCGGCTGGAGCAGATCATCAACAAATAAGTCCTCAAATAGCTCCATCCAGGTATAGTCAGTATGAGGCTTTCAAGAATGGACAGGTGCAACATTTGAATGATACAGGGAGATTCACTCTCTTGAAGAATTCGGTTGATGGTTTACATTCTGCTCAACCGTTCAAGCAACTAGATACTACGGATCCTAGTTACGTTGTTCATACGCAGCAAATGTCCTCCACACCAGGAGCGGAGACTCTCTTATCTACCTCATTGCCTAATGGTGCTTCCGACCAACTTCTGAAGGATGATAAACCAAGGAAGCGCAAAACGGCCACATCAGAACTTCTATCTTGGAATAAAGAAATTTTGCAAGGTCCCCAGAGGCTTAAGACTCTCGG TGAGGCCGAGGTTGATTGGGCAAGAGCAACTAATCGATTTACTGAAAAA GTGGAATTTGTGACTTTACTTGAGGATGGCCCACCAATTAGATCAAAGAGAAGGCTTATATACACAACACAGCTCATGCAGCAACTGTTTCGTCCCCTTCCTGATAGGGTGATATCTTTAGTTGCTAGCTCAAATTATGAATTGGTTGCATATACTGCTGCTAGAGTTGCACTAGGAGATGCATGCAGTTCAACTTCTACCGACAGGAGTGGGGGCTTTTCGCCCCCGAACAATTCAAACCC GTTGTCTGAGagaacaaaaactgaaaaaatcaGTGACCAGTACATCTCCAAAGCAGCTGAAGATTTCATTAGTAGAACACGGAAACTCGAGACTGACTTTGCAGG ACTAGAAAATGGAACTACATTAACAGACTTGAGGATCGAAGTACAGGATCTAGAACGGTTTGCAGTGATCAATCGCTTTGCAAGTTTCCACCAATCATCCCCATCTATGGACCGGACCGTGAGTCCAGTTAGGTTAAACCCACAAAGATATGTTACCATAGCTCCAATGCCTCAGCACATTCCAGACAGGGTACAATGTCTCTCTTTCTAA
- the LOC104769002 gene encoding uncharacterized protein LOC104769002 isoform X2, translating into MPGNEFGERIHNFFGQEGLSQDQPEVADGSWSGFSNGLVSNQRQIDPSLIANLKSYSTQQSVDPERGQPSNSQHGLYFNQQLMRSEYSRSGLQEHQQPANGYMHGNLVSQASPNEANFSGVDVESSRDKLSGRVFTPDIHKIPMRFDMGESPVNYDFLGGQEQSNTQLPAMLQPFPRQQMTFNDMQLLKQQVMFKQMHEYQMQQQLQKQQLEARQLNSLNSNAGNGSRSSDNQSHPFIGGVPLQDASNNWLQPDLMTGNTNWMHRGISPVVQGSSNGLMITPEHGQANLMVQQFEPSLYGMPVGGTNAPQNAFSSVQMNGLAAQHGSANMSSSLTNQPMSFLNQGDVQANHMVPGTIYQENLFSHLSVPGSNNRPNFESFQNMSGQDKFGQMEGSGLSENSFVKISENTNTLQKSSTLDPTEEKILFGSDDNLWEAFGNSTDTSLTGNLISSSSDIFDPCSSLQSGSWSALMQSAVAETSSNDAGVHEWGSKQQSVWANSNTTPHADSHIGNRAQDSGVKASNALSDKVHSNSTGSTVQHLEDKGNIVSDDGLLEKPMTQHSQMVGNMFHSLSSGINVQNNLCSTGKNEHIDDRPGNWNVASNPSSAALMEQKNHFTQMQRGNYGAGNDSSALRDVQGYIQQHPCNNSVEQAIHQLKSGDSSQILESYASNNVGKVMAESNEMANSGKENSSDSFRSKFSPESLTQANAHNLHVLPGGKETQSPSRSVGLVMDGLSHKESANYMLHFGQTVSQSFSNKNPAASAGADHQQISPQIAPSRYSQYEAFKNGQVQHLNDTGRFTLLKNSVDGLHSAQPFKQLDTTDPSYVVHTQQMSSTPGAETLLSTSLPNGASDQLLKDDKPRKRKTATSELLSWNKEILQGPQRLKTLGEAEVDWARATNRFTEKVEFVTLLEDGPPIRSKRRLIYTTQLMQQLFRPLPDRVISLVASSNYELVAYTAARVALGDACSSTSTDRSGGFSPPNNSNPLSERTKTEKISDQYISKAAEDFISRTRKLETDFAGLENGTTLTDLRIEVQDLERFAVINRFASFHQSSPSMDRTVSPVRLNPQRYVTIAPMPQHIPDRVQCLSF; encoded by the exons ATGCCTGGAAACGAATTTGGAGAGAGGATCCACAATTTCTTTGGACAGGAGGGCTTATCCCAAGACCAGCCTGAGGTTGCTGATGGAAGCTGGTCCGGATTTAGTAATGGTCTAGTCAGCAACCAGAGGCAGATAGATCCATCCCTTATTGCCAATCTCAAGAGTTATAGCACACAACAATCTG TTGATCCTGAGAGAGGGCAACCTTCAAATTCACAGCATGGTTTGTATTTCAATCAGCAGCTTATGAGGTCTGAATATTCCAGAAGTGGATTGCAAGAACACCAGCAACCCGCAAATGGTTACATGCATGGGAACCTTGTGTCGCAGGCATCGCCAAATGAGGCAAATTTTTCGGGAGTGGATGTAGAATCTAGTAGGGATAAGTTATCAGGGAGAG TATTCACTCCAGACATTCATAAAATTCCTATGAGGTTTGATATGGGAGAATCTCCGGTTAACTATGATTTTCTTGGTGGTCAAGAACAATCAAACACTCAGCTCCCTGCCATGCTCCAGCCTTTTCCAAGGCAGCAGATGACGTTCAATGATATGCAACTACTAAAGCAGCAAGTTATGTTTAAGCAAATGCATGAATATCAAATgcaacaacaacttcaaaagCAACAGCTAGAGGCCAGGCAGCTCAATTCTTTGAATTCAAATGCAGGCAATGGAAGTCGCTCAAGTGATAACCAGTCCCATCCTTTTATTGGTGGTGTCCCTCTTCAGGATGCGTCTAATAATTGGTTGCAGCCAGATCTTATGACAGGAAATACAAACTGGATGCATCGCGGTATCTCGCCAGTTGTTCAAGGTTCATCCAATGGGCTCATGATTACCCCTGAGCACGGGCAGGCAAACTTAATGGTACAACAGTTTGAACCTTCCTTGTACGGTATGCCCGTTGGTGGGACAAATGCACCTCAAAATGCCTTTTCTTCAGTTCAGATGAACGGGTTAGCTGCACAGCATGGTTCTGCAAACATGAGTTCCTCTCTCACTAATCAGCCAATGTCATTTCTGAATCAAGGTGACGTACAGGCCAATCATATGGTCCCTGGAACCATATACCAGGAGAATCTGTTCTCCCATTTATCAGTTCCAGGTTCAAATAATAGGCCTAATTTTGAAAGTTTCCAGAACATGTCAGGGCAGGATAAATTTGGTCAGATGGAGGGTTCTGGTCTATCAGAAAATTCATTTGTGAAAATATCTGAAAATACCAATACATTGCAGAAGTCGTCGACATTAGATCCAACAGAggaaaagattttgtttggttcGGATGACAATTTGTGGGAGGCATTTGGAAACAGCACCGATACGAGCTTGACAGGAAATCTTATCTCCAGTAGTTCTGACATTTTTGATCCATGCTCCTCTTTGCAAAGTGGGAGTTGGAGTGCTCTTATGCAATCTGCTGTAGCAGAAACATCCAGCAATGATGCAGGCGTACATGAATGGGGTAGTAAACAGCAATCTGTATGGGCTAACAGCAATACTACCCCACATGCAGATTCTCATATTGGTAATCGGGCCCAAGATTCTGGTGTCAAGGCTTCAAATGCACTCAGTGACAAAGTCCACAGTAATTCAACTGGATCAACCGTTCAACATTTGGAAGACAAGGGAAATATAGTTTCAGATGATGGCCTGTTGGAGAAGCCAATGACTCAACATAGTCAAATGGTTGGAAATATGTTTCATTCTTTGAGTTCAGGCATTAATGTGCAGAATAATTTGTGTTCTACTGGAAAGAATGAGCACATTGATGATAGACCTGGTAACTGGAACGTTGCTTCTAATCCAAGCTCAGCTGCTCTGATGGAACAGAAAAATCATTTTACACAAATGCAAAGGGGAAACTATGGTGCAGGAAATGATTCTAGCGCTTTGAGGGATGTCCAGGGATATATCCAACAGCATCCCTGTAATAACTCTGTAGAACAAGCTATTCATCAACTGAAATCTGGAGACAGCAGTCAGATTCTTGAGTCATATGCGAGTAATAATGTTGGTAAAGTCATGGCTGAATCAAATGAAATGGCGAACTCTGGAAAGGAAAACTCAAGCGACAGTTTTCGGTCGAAGTTCTCACCAGAGTCTCTTACTCAAGCAAATGCCCATAATTTGCATGTGTTGCCTGGCGGGAAAGAAACACAATCACCTTCAAGATCTGTTGGTTTAGTTATGGATGGATTGAGTCACAAGGAATCAGCGAACTATATGCTTCATTTTGGCCAAACTGTCTCTCAGAGTTTCTCCAACAAGAATCCTGCAGCCTCGGCTGGAGCAGATCATCAACAAATAAGTCCTCAAATAGCTCCATCCAGGTATAGTCAGTATGAGGCTTTCAAGAATGGACAGGTGCAACATTTGAATGATACAGGGAGATTCACTCTCTTGAAGAATTCGGTTGATGGTTTACATTCTGCTCAACCGTTCAAGCAACTAGATACTACGGATCCTAGTTACGTTGTTCATACGCAGCAAATGTCCTCCACACCAGGAGCGGAGACTCTCTTATCTACCTCATTGCCTAATGGTGCTTCCGACCAACTTCTGAAGGATGATAAACCAAGGAAGCGCAAAACGGCCACATCAGAACTTCTATCTTGGAATAAAGAAATTTTGCAAGGTCCCCAGAGGCTTAAGACTCTCGG TGAGGCCGAGGTTGATTGGGCAAGAGCAACTAATCGATTTACTGAAAAA GTGGAATTTGTGACTTTACTTGAGGATGGCCCACCAATTAGATCAAAGAGAAGGCTTATATACACAACACAGCTCATGCAGCAACTGTTTCGTCCCCTTCCTGATAGGGTGATATCTTTAGTTGCTAGCTCAAATTATGAATTGGTTGCATATACTGCTGCTAGAGTTGCACTAGGAGATGCATGCAGTTCAACTTCTACCGACAGGAGTGGGGGCTTTTCGCCCCCGAACAATTCAAACCC GTTGTCTGAGagaacaaaaactgaaaaaatcaGTGACCAGTACATCTCCAAAGCAGCTGAAGATTTCATTAGTAGAACACGGAAACTCGAGACTGACTTTGCAGG ACTAGAAAATGGAACTACATTAACAGACTTGAGGATCGAAGTACAGGATCTAGAACGGTTTGCAGTGATCAATCGCTTTGCAAGTTTCCACCAATCATCCCCATCTATGGACCGGACCGTGAGTCCAGTTAGGTTAAACCCACAAAGATATGTTACCATAGCTCCAATGCCTCAGCACATTCCAGACAGGGTACAATGTCTCTCTTTCTAA
- the LOC104769002 gene encoding uncharacterized protein LOC104769002 isoform X3 — protein sequence MPGNEFGERIHNFFGQEGLSQDQPEVADGSWSGFSNGLVSNQRQIDPSLIANLKSYSTQQSVDPERGQPSNSQHGLYFNQQLMRSEYSRSVLQEHQQPSNGYMHGNLVLQASPNEANFSGVDVESSRDKLSGRVFTPDIHKIPMRFDMGESPVNYDFLGGQEQSNTQLPAMLQPFPRQQMTFNDMQLLKQQVMFKQMHEYQMQQQLQKQQLEARQLNSLNSNAGNGSRSSDNQSHPFIGGVPLQDASNNWLQPDLMTGNTNWMHRGISPVVQGSSNGLMITPEHGQANLMVQQFEPSLYGMPVGGTNAPQNAFSSVQMNGLAAQHGSANMSSSLTNQPMSFLNQGDVQANHMVPGTIYQENLFSHLSVPGSNNRPNFESFQNMSGQDKFGQMEGSGLSENSFVKISENTNTLQKSSTLDPTEEKILFGSDDNLWEAFGNSTDTSLTGNLISSSSDIFDPCSSLQSGSWSALMQSAVAETSSNDAGVHEWGSKQQSVWANSNTTPHADSHIGNRAQDSGVKASNALSDKVHSNSTGSTVQHLEDKGNIVSDDGLLEKPMTQHSQMVGNMFHSLSSGINVQNNLCSTGKNEHIDDRPGNWNVASNPSSAALMEQKNHFTQMQRGNYGAGNDSSALRDVQGYIQQHPCNNSVEQAIHQLKSGDSSQILESYASNNVGKVMAESNEMANSGKENSSDSFRSKFSPESLTQANAHNLHVLPGGKETQSPSRSVGLVMDGLSHKESANYMLHFGQTVSQSFSNKNPAASAGADHQQISPQIAPSRYSQYEAFKNGQVQHLNDTGRFTLLKNSVDGLHSAQPFKQLDTTDPSYVVHTQQMSSTPGAETLLSTSLPNGASDQLLKDDKPRKRKTATSELLSWNKEILQGPQRLKTLGEAEVDWARATNRFTEKVEFVTLLEDGPPIRSKRRLIYTTQLMQQLFRPLPDRVISLVASSNYELVAYTAARVALGDACSSTSTDRSGGFSPPNNSNPLSERTKTEKISDQYISKAAEDFISRTRKLETDFAGLENGTTLTDLRIEVQDLERFAVINRFASFHQSSPSMDRTVSPVRLNPQRYVTIAPMPQHIPDRVQCLSF from the exons ATGCCTGGAAACGAATTTGGAGAGAGGATCCACAATTTCTTTGGACAGGAGGGCTTATCCCAAGACCAGCCTGAGGTTGCTGATGGAAGCTGGTCCGGATTTAGTAATGGTCTAGTCAGCAACCAGAGGCAGATAGATCCATCCCTTATTGCCAATCTCAAGAGTTATAGCACACAACAATCTG TTGATCCTGAGAGAGGGCAACCTTCAAATTCACAGCATGGTTTGTATTTCAATCAGCAGCTTATGAG GTCTGAGTATTCCAGAAGTGTATTGCAAGAACACCAGCAACCCTCAAATGGTTACATGCATGGGAACCTTGTGTTGCAGGCATCGCCAAATGAGGCAAATTTTTCGGGAGTGGATGTAGAATCTAGTAGGGATAAGTTATCAGGGAGAGTATTCACTCCAGACATTCATAAAATTCCTATGAGGTTTGATATGGGAGAATCTCCGGTTAACTATGATTTTCTTGGTGGTCAAGAACAATCAAACACTCAGCTCCCTGCCATGCTCCAGCCTTTTCCAAGGCAGCAGATGACGTTCAATGATATGCAACTACTAAAGCAGCAAGTTATGTTTAAGCAAATGCATGAATATCAAATgcaacaacaacttcaaaagCAACAGCTAGAGGCCAGGCAGCTCAATTCTTTGAATTCAAATGCAGGCAATGGAAGTCGCTCAAGTGATAACCAGTCCCATCCTTTTATTGGTGGTGTCCCTCTTCAGGATGCGTCTAATAATTGGTTGCAGCCAGATCTTATGACAGGAAATACAAACTGGATGCATCGCGGTATCTCGCCAGTTGTTCAAGGTTCATCCAATGGGCTCATGATTACCCCTGAGCACGGGCAGGCAAACTTAATGGTACAACAGTTTGAACCTTCCTTGTACGGTATGCCCGTTGGTGGGACAAATGCACCTCAAAATGCCTTTTCTTCAGTTCAGATGAACGGGTTAGCTGCACAGCATGGTTCTGCAAACATGAGTTCCTCTCTCACTAATCAGCCAATGTCATTTCTGAATCAAGGTGACGTACAGGCCAATCATATGGTCCCTGGAACCATATACCAGGAGAATCTGTTCTCCCATTTATCAGTTCCAGGTTCAAATAATAGGCCTAATTTTGAAAGTTTCCAGAACATGTCAGGGCAGGATAAATTTGGTCAGATGGAGGGTTCTGGTCTATCAGAAAATTCATTTGTGAAAATATCTGAAAATACCAATACATTGCAGAAGTCGTCGACATTAGATCCAACAGAggaaaagattttgtttggttcGGATGACAATTTGTGGGAGGCATTTGGAAACAGCACCGATACGAGCTTGACAGGAAATCTTATCTCCAGTAGTTCTGACATTTTTGATCCATGCTCCTCTTTGCAAAGTGGGAGTTGGAGTGCTCTTATGCAATCTGCTGTAGCAGAAACATCCAGCAATGATGCAGGCGTACATGAATGGGGTAGTAAACAGCAATCTGTATGGGCTAACAGCAATACTACCCCACATGCAGATTCTCATATTGGTAATCGGGCCCAAGATTCTGGTGTCAAGGCTTCAAATGCACTCAGTGACAAAGTCCACAGTAATTCAACTGGATCAACCGTTCAACATTTGGAAGACAAGGGAAATATAGTTTCAGATGATGGCCTGTTGGAGAAGCCAATGACTCAACATAGTCAAATGGTTGGAAATATGTTTCATTCTTTGAGTTCAGGCATTAATGTGCAGAATAATTTGTGTTCTACTGGAAAGAATGAGCACATTGATGATAGACCTGGTAACTGGAACGTTGCTTCTAATCCAAGCTCAGCTGCTCTGATGGAACAGAAAAATCATTTTACACAAATGCAAAGGGGAAACTATGGTGCAGGAAATGATTCTAGCGCTTTGAGGGATGTCCAGGGATATATCCAACAGCATCCCTGTAATAACTCTGTAGAACAAGCTATTCATCAACTGAAATCTGGAGACAGCAGTCAGATTCTTGAGTCATATGCGAGTAATAATGTTGGTAAAGTCATGGCTGAATCAAATGAAATGGCGAACTCTGGAAAGGAAAACTCAAGCGACAGTTTTCGGTCGAAGTTCTCACCAGAGTCTCTTACTCAAGCAAATGCCCATAATTTGCATGTGTTGCCTGGCGGGAAAGAAACACAATCACCTTCAAGATCTGTTGGTTTAGTTATGGATGGATTGAGTCACAAGGAATCAGCGAACTATATGCTTCATTTTGGCCAAACTGTCTCTCAGAGTTTCTCCAACAAGAATCCTGCAGCCTCGGCTGGAGCAGATCATCAACAAATAAGTCCTCAAATAGCTCCATCCAGGTATAGTCAGTATGAGGCTTTCAAGAATGGACAGGTGCAACATTTGAATGATACAGGGAGATTCACTCTCTTGAAGAATTCGGTTGATGGTTTACATTCTGCTCAACCGTTCAAGCAACTAGATACTACGGATCCTAGTTACGTTGTTCATACGCAGCAAATGTCCTCCACACCAGGAGCGGAGACTCTCTTATCTACCTCATTGCCTAATGGTGCTTCCGACCAACTTCTGAAGGATGATAAACCAAGGAAGCGCAAAACGGCCACATCAGAACTTCTATCTTGGAATAAAGAAATTTTGCAAGGTCCCCAGAGGCTTAAGACTCTCGG TGAGGCCGAGGTTGATTGGGCAAGAGCAACTAATCGATTTACTGAAAAA GTGGAATTTGTGACTTTACTTGAGGATGGCCCACCAATTAGATCAAAGAGAAGGCTTATATACACAACACAGCTCATGCAGCAACTGTTTCGTCCCCTTCCTGATAGGGTGATATCTTTAGTTGCTAGCTCAAATTATGAATTGGTTGCATATACTGCTGCTAGAGTTGCACTAGGAGATGCATGCAGTTCAACTTCTACCGACAGGAGTGGGGGCTTTTCGCCCCCGAACAATTCAAACCC GTTGTCTGAGagaacaaaaactgaaaaaatcaGTGACCAGTACATCTCCAAAGCAGCTGAAGATTTCATTAGTAGAACACGGAAACTCGAGACTGACTTTGCAGG ACTAGAAAATGGAACTACATTAACAGACTTGAGGATCGAAGTACAGGATCTAGAACGGTTTGCAGTGATCAATCGCTTTGCAAGTTTCCACCAATCATCCCCATCTATGGACCGGACCGTGAGTCCAGTTAGGTTAAACCCACAAAGATATGTTACCATAGCTCCAATGCCTCAGCACATTCCAGACAGGGTACAATGTCTCTCTTTCTAA